One Micromonospora sp. FIMYZ51 genomic window carries:
- a CDS encoding ribonucleoside-diphosphate reductase subunit alpha: MTVTQEQAGPEHRRHAMRVRKRNGDTEPVDVNKIVKAVERWVADLDEVDPLRVATKTISGLYDGATTAELDKLSIQTAAELIGEEPQYSKLAARLLAAFVDSEVRGQQVASFSQSIRYAHGLGLIGDATAAFVAANSRKLDDAVDPDGDLRFEYFGLRTVADRYLLRHPQTRLVVETPQYWLLRVACGLSQTPGEAIGFYRLMSSLAYLPSSPTLFNSGTRHTQMSSCFLVDSPRDELDSIYERYHQVAKLSKFSGGIGISWSRVRGRGALIRGTNGRSNGIVPFLKTLDAGVAAVNQGGRRKGAACVYLEPWHPDIEEFLELRDNTGEESRRTHNLNLANWIPDEFMRRVEADGEWSLIDPSDAPELPDLYGEAFDEAYRAAEKQAVRTVRARDLYGRMMRTLAQTGNGWMTFKDAANRLSNQTGAPGNTVHLSNLCTEILEVNSDTETAVCNLGSVNLGAHVTADGVDWAKLRATVRTAVVFLDRVIDINYYPAEQAAASNPRWRPVGLGLMGLQDAFFTLRLPFDSAPARELSTRVQEEIFLTALETSAGLAERFGPHPAYPQTRAATGELHPDLWGAEVGQPQRWAALRERVAAHGLRNSLLVAIAPTATIASIAGCYECIEPQVSNLFKRETMSGEFLQINTYLVGELKARGLWTGSIREQIKRAEGSVQGIAELPEDVRELFRTAWELPQRALIDLAAARAPYIDQSQSLNLFLSAPTIGKLSSMYLYAWKSGLKTTYYLRSRPATRIQQATVAVTPAARPIVAVADDEALACSLENPESCEACH; encoded by the coding sequence ATGACGGTGACCCAGGAGCAGGCGGGGCCAGAGCACCGCCGGCACGCGATGCGGGTTCGTAAACGCAACGGCGACACCGAGCCGGTCGATGTCAACAAGATCGTCAAGGCGGTGGAGCGCTGGGTCGCCGATCTCGACGAGGTCGACCCACTGCGGGTGGCGACGAAGACGATAAGCGGCCTGTACGACGGAGCCACCACGGCGGAGCTGGACAAGCTGTCGATTCAGACTGCGGCCGAGCTGATCGGCGAGGAGCCGCAGTACTCGAAGTTGGCGGCGCGACTGCTCGCCGCGTTCGTGGACTCCGAGGTCCGCGGGCAGCAGGTGGCGAGCTTCAGCCAGTCGATCCGGTACGCGCACGGCCTGGGCCTGATCGGGGACGCCACCGCGGCGTTCGTGGCCGCCAACTCGCGCAAGCTTGACGACGCCGTCGACCCGGACGGTGACCTGCGATTCGAGTACTTCGGTCTGCGTACCGTCGCGGACCGGTACCTGCTGCGGCATCCGCAGACCCGCCTGGTGGTGGAAACCCCGCAGTACTGGCTGCTGCGGGTCGCCTGCGGGCTGTCGCAGACGCCGGGCGAGGCGATCGGGTTCTACCGGCTGATGTCCAGCCTGGCGTACCTGCCCAGCTCGCCGACGCTGTTCAACTCCGGCACCCGGCACACCCAGATGTCCTCGTGTTTCCTGGTGGACTCGCCCCGCGACGAACTGGACTCGATCTACGAGCGGTACCACCAGGTGGCCAAGCTGTCGAAGTTCTCCGGCGGCATCGGCATCTCCTGGTCGCGGGTGCGTGGCCGCGGCGCGTTGATCAGGGGAACCAACGGCCGGTCGAACGGCATCGTGCCGTTTCTCAAGACGCTCGACGCCGGGGTGGCGGCGGTCAACCAGGGCGGTCGTCGCAAGGGCGCGGCCTGCGTCTATCTCGAACCCTGGCATCCCGACATCGAGGAGTTCCTGGAGCTGCGGGACAACACCGGTGAGGAGTCCCGGCGTACGCACAACCTGAACCTGGCCAACTGGATCCCGGACGAGTTCATGCGGCGGGTCGAGGCCGACGGCGAGTGGTCGCTTATCGACCCGTCCGACGCGCCCGAGCTGCCCGATCTGTACGGCGAGGCGTTCGACGAGGCGTACCGGGCGGCCGAGAAGCAGGCGGTCCGCACGGTCCGGGCCCGTGACCTGTACGGGCGGATGATGCGTACCCTCGCCCAGACCGGCAACGGGTGGATGACCTTCAAGGACGCGGCGAACCGGCTCTCCAACCAGACCGGCGCACCGGGCAACACCGTCCACCTGTCGAACCTCTGCACCGAGATCCTGGAGGTCAACAGCGACACCGAGACGGCGGTCTGCAACCTCGGCTCGGTGAACCTGGGCGCGCACGTCACCGCCGACGGCGTGGACTGGGCGAAGCTGCGCGCGACCGTCCGTACCGCTGTGGTCTTCCTCGACCGGGTGATCGACATCAACTACTACCCGGCCGAGCAGGCGGCGGCGTCGAACCCGCGCTGGCGTCCGGTCGGCCTCGGGCTGATGGGCCTCCAGGACGCCTTCTTCACGCTGCGCCTGCCGTTCGACTCGGCCCCGGCCCGGGAGCTGTCGACCCGGGTACAGGAGGAGATCTTCCTGACCGCCCTGGAGACCTCCGCCGGGCTCGCCGAACGGTTCGGCCCGCATCCGGCGTACCCGCAGACCCGGGCGGCAACGGGTGAGCTTCATCCGGACCTCTGGGGTGCCGAGGTCGGCCAGCCGCAGCGGTGGGCCGCGCTGCGCGAGCGGGTCGCCGCCCACGGTCTGCGGAACTCGCTGCTGGTCGCGATCGCGCCGACCGCCACCATCGCCTCGATCGCCGGCTGCTACGAGTGCATCGAGCCGCAGGTGTCCAACCTGTTCAAGCGGGAGACGATGTCCGGCGAGTTCCTCCAGATCAACACCTACCTGGTCGGTGAGCTGAAGGCGCGCGGGCTCTGGACGGGGTCGATCCGCGAGCAGATCAAGCGCGCCGAAGGATCGGTGCAGGGCATCGCCGAGCTGCCCGAGGACGTACGCGAGCTGTTCCGCACCGCGTGGGAACTACCGCAGCGGGCGCTGATCGACCTGGCCGCCGCCCGCGCACCGTACATCGACCAGTCGCAGTCGCTGAACCTGTTCCTGAGCGCGCCGACCATCGGCAAGCTCTCCTCGATGTACCTCTACGCCTGGAAGTCCGGGCTGAAGACCACCTACTACCTGCGCTCGCGTCCCGCGACCCGCATCCAGCAGGCCACCGTCGCCGTCACCCCGGCCGCCCGGCCGATCGTCGCGGTGGCCGACGACGAGGCGTTGGCCTGCTCCCTGGAAAACCCCGAAAGCTGCGAGGCGTGCCATTAA
- a CDS encoding transposase has protein sequence MDQTVRYTYRLRPGATTQDALLAEWARCRWLWNEAVHQQRTGRNPTFGKLSKLLTEARARSPWLREGSVVAQQQAVRTYALALQHSYKVKGRGRPTVKARKKTLPSIEYTLRGFAIRGHRLRLAGGITIPVVWSRELPSKPTSVRVYQDSLGHWYVSFVVRREACTAPTADRAIGVDWGVTTTATTTDPTYDLPHLGYRKRCGAELARAQRTMNRRRRPRGSPPSKGYLRARRQAARLHKKAARQNTHDARQWAKRIVDNHSVIAVEDFKPTFLTRTTMARKVADAAIGAAKRELIERGMRAGRKVVLVPPAYTTMTCSQCGTRAKERLGLGVRTFRCDRCGHTACRDRNAARAILATVERDCAGADDVRHVITSLWVSGNAQSEPEISRQ, from the coding sequence ATGGATCAGACAGTGCGTTACACCTACAGGTTGCGTCCTGGCGCGACCACCCAGGACGCACTGCTGGCCGAGTGGGCTCGGTGCCGGTGGTTGTGGAACGAAGCCGTCCACCAGCAAAGAACCGGTCGTAACCCCACCTTCGGCAAACTGTCGAAGCTGCTCACCGAAGCACGCGCCCGTTCCCCCTGGCTGCGGGAAGGATCCGTGGTCGCCCAGCAGCAGGCTGTGCGCACCTACGCGCTCGCCCTTCAGCACTCCTACAAGGTCAAAGGACGGGGTCGTCCGACCGTGAAGGCCCGCAAAAAGACACTGCCAAGCATTGAATACACCTTGCGGGGATTCGCTATCCGGGGGCACCGTCTGCGTCTCGCCGGTGGCATCACGATCCCGGTGGTCTGGTCCCGGGAACTGCCGTCCAAGCCGACCAGTGTGCGTGTCTACCAAGACTCGTTGGGGCACTGGTACGTCTCGTTCGTCGTCCGACGCGAAGCGTGCACCGCTCCGACTGCCGACAGGGCGATCGGCGTGGACTGGGGTGTCACCACGACCGCGACCACCACCGACCCGACCTACGACCTGCCTCACCTCGGCTACCGCAAACGGTGCGGCGCCGAGTTGGCCCGTGCGCAGCGCACGATGAATCGCCGACGCCGCCCGCGAGGTAGCCCTCCGTCGAAGGGCTACCTGCGGGCCCGGCGGCAGGCCGCCAGACTGCACAAGAAGGCAGCCCGGCAGAACACCCACGACGCCCGCCAATGGGCCAAGAGAATCGTGGACAACCACTCCGTGATCGCCGTAGAGGACTTTAAGCCAACGTTCCTGACCCGCACGACCATGGCGCGGAAGGTTGCGGACGCCGCGATCGGCGCTGCCAAACGGGAACTGATCGAGCGTGGCATGCGGGCGGGCCGGAAGGTGGTGTTGGTGCCGCCCGCCTACACCACAATGACCTGCTCGCAGTGCGGAACGAGAGCCAAGGAACGCCTCGGGTTGGGTGTGCGAACTTTCCGGTGCGACAGGTGCGGACACACCGCCTGCCGCGACCGGAACGCCGCGAGGGCGATCCTCGCCACGGTAGAACGCGACTGTGCTGGTGCCGACGACGTAAGACACGTGATCACCTCCCTCTGGGTAAGTGGTAACGCGCAGTCCGAGCCAGAAATCTCCCGGCAGTAG
- a CDS encoding ribonucleotide-diphosphate reductase subunit beta, which produces MTTVSEPSTGRRHLLLDPGMDLTLRPMRYPQFFDRFKDAIKNTWTVEEVDLHSDLADLAKLSPAEQHLVSRLVAFFATGDTIVANNLVLNLYQHINSPEGRLYLSRQLFEEAVHVQFYLNLLDTYVPDERERSAAFAAVEHIPSIARKAEFCFKWIDSIFELRELTTRQDRRAFLLNLICFAACIEGLFFYGAFAYVYFLRSRGVLHGLASGTNWVFRDESMHMAFAFDVVDTVRAEEPELFDAELARQVKEMLAEAVECEVQFAEDLLEQGVSGMSLADMREYLQHVADRRLAVLGIEPMYGSKNPFAFMELQDVQELSNFFERRVSAYQVGVTGSVTFDDDF; this is translated from the coding sequence ATGACCACCGTTTCTGAACCCAGCACCGGCCGGCGGCACCTGCTGCTCGACCCCGGCATGGACCTGACCCTGCGGCCGATGCGCTACCCGCAGTTCTTCGACCGGTTCAAGGACGCCATCAAGAACACCTGGACCGTCGAGGAGGTCGACCTGCACTCCGACCTCGCCGACCTGGCCAAGCTGTCACCGGCCGAGCAGCACCTGGTCTCCCGGCTGGTCGCCTTCTTCGCCACCGGCGACACGATCGTCGCCAACAACCTGGTGCTCAACCTCTACCAGCACATCAACTCCCCGGAGGGCCGGCTCTACCTGTCCCGGCAGCTGTTCGAGGAGGCGGTGCACGTCCAGTTCTACCTGAACCTGCTGGACACCTACGTGCCGGACGAGCGGGAACGGTCCGCCGCGTTCGCGGCGGTGGAGCACATTCCCTCGATCGCCCGCAAGGCCGAGTTCTGCTTCAAGTGGATCGACTCCATTTTCGAGCTGCGCGAGTTGACGACGCGGCAGGATCGGCGGGCGTTCCTGCTCAACCTGATCTGCTTCGCCGCCTGCATCGAGGGCCTGTTCTTCTACGGCGCGTTCGCGTACGTCTACTTCCTGCGTTCCCGGGGCGTGCTGCACGGCCTGGCCTCCGGCACCAACTGGGTGTTCCGCGACGAGTCGATGCACATGGCCTTCGCCTTCGACGTGGTCGACACCGTACGCGCCGAGGAGCCCGAGCTCTTCGACGCTGAGCTGGCACGGCAGGTCAAGGAGATGCTGGCCGAGGCGGTGGAGTGCGAGGTCCAGTTCGCCGAGGACCTGCTTGAGCAGGGCGTCTCCGGCATGTCACTGGCCGACATGCGGGAGTACCTCCAGCACGTGGCCGACCGGCGGCTGGCCGTGCTCGGCATCGAGCCGATGTACGGCTCGAAGAATCCGTTCGCCTTCATGGAGTTGCAGGACGTGCAGGAGCTGTCGAACTTCTTCGAGCGCCGCGTCTCGGCGTACCAGGTCGGCGTGACCGGCTCGGTCACCTTCGACGACGACTTCTGA
- a CDS encoding ATP-binding cassette domain-containing protein translates to MSTELRKSEQVRGPAIQVQDLTKSYQKLDVLRGVDFAVARGSIFALLGSNGAGKTTVVRILATLLKPDAGTISVNGFDVVRQAAKVRESISLTGQFAAVDEILTGWENLVLVARLRQVGNPGQIADELLARFALTEAAGRRVSTYSGGMRRRLDIAMSLIGNPAVIFLDEPTTGLDPQARLEVWQAVRELARQGTTVLLTTQYLDEAEQLADRIAILHSGRIIADGTLTELKQLLPPAKVEYVEKQPTLEEIFLAIVGEEVTAGTVAAAGPDGTSN, encoded by the coding sequence ATGTCCACCGAACTTCGAAAAAGCGAGCAGGTCCGCGGGCCGGCGATCCAGGTCCAGGACCTCACGAAGTCATACCAGAAGCTGGATGTGCTGCGCGGAGTCGACTTCGCCGTCGCCCGCGGCAGCATCTTCGCCCTGCTCGGCTCCAACGGGGCGGGCAAGACCACGGTCGTGCGAATCCTCGCCACGCTGCTCAAGCCGGACGCGGGGACGATCAGCGTCAACGGCTTCGATGTCGTCCGGCAGGCGGCGAAGGTGCGCGAGTCGATCAGCCTGACCGGCCAGTTCGCCGCCGTCGACGAGATCCTCACCGGGTGGGAGAACCTGGTGCTCGTCGCCCGGTTGCGGCAGGTGGGAAATCCCGGCCAGATCGCCGACGAACTGCTCGCCCGCTTCGCGCTGACCGAGGCGGCCGGCCGGCGGGTGTCGACGTACTCGGGCGGCATGCGCCGTCGGCTCGACATCGCGATGAGCCTGATCGGGAACCCGGCGGTGATCTTCCTCGACGAGCCGACCACCGGGCTCGATCCGCAGGCCCGGCTGGAGGTGTGGCAGGCGGTCCGGGAACTCGCCCGGCAGGGCACGACGGTGCTGCTCACCACGCAGTACCTCGACGAGGCCGAACAGCTCGCCGACCGGATCGCGATCCTGCACTCAGGGCGCATCATCGCCGACGGCACCCTCACCGAACTCAAGCAACTGCTGCCGCCGGCCAAGGTCGAGTACGTCGAGAAGCAGCCGACCCTGGAGGAGATCTTCCTCGCCATCGTTGGCGAGGAGGTCACGGCCGGCACGGTGGCCGCCGCCGGCCCCGACGGTACGAGCAACTGA
- a CDS encoding ABC transporter permease, whose protein sequence is MTKHFFSETVTLLGRSLRHISRSPDTIITTAITPIAMLLLFVYVFGGAIQAGSGSYVNYLLPGILLITVASGISYTAYRLFLDMKAGIFERFQSLPIARSSVLWAHVLTSLVANLISLVVVVLVALVMGFRSGAGVLGWLAVAGIMMLFTLALTWLAVIPGLTANSVEGASAFSYPLIFLPFISSAFVPTQSMPGPVRAFAEHQPVTSIVNAIRGLFAQQQVGGDIWLALAWCTGLLVVAYGVAMAVYRRRVS, encoded by the coding sequence ATGACCAAGCACTTCTTCAGCGAAACCGTCACCCTGCTGGGCCGGTCCCTGCGCCACATCAGCCGCAGCCCGGACACCATCATCACGACCGCGATCACGCCGATCGCCATGCTGCTGCTCTTCGTCTACGTCTTCGGTGGCGCCATCCAGGCCGGGTCCGGCAGCTACGTGAACTACCTGCTGCCCGGCATCCTGCTCATCACCGTCGCCTCCGGCATCTCCTACACCGCGTACCGGCTCTTTCTGGACATGAAGGCCGGCATCTTCGAGCGGTTCCAGTCCCTGCCGATCGCCCGCTCGTCGGTGCTCTGGGCGCACGTGTTGACGTCGCTGGTGGCCAATCTGATCTCGCTCGTGGTGGTGGTGCTGGTCGCCCTCGTCATGGGCTTCCGCTCGGGGGCCGGCGTGCTGGGCTGGCTCGCGGTCGCCGGCATCATGATGCTGTTCACCCTCGCGCTGACCTGGCTCGCGGTCATCCCGGGCCTGACCGCGAACTCGGTGGAAGGCGCCAGCGCCTTCTCCTATCCGCTCATTTTCCTGCCGTTCATCAGCTCGGCCTTCGTACCCACGCAGAGCATGCCCGGCCCGGTGCGGGCCTTCGCCGAGCACCAGCCGGTCACCTCCATCGTCAACGCGATTCGCGGCTTGTTCGCCCAGCAGCAGGTCGGTGGCGACATCTGGCTTGCGCTCGCCTGGTGTACCGGGCTCCTCGTCGTCGCCTACGGCGTCGCCATGGCCGTCTACCGCCGCCGGGTCAGCTGA
- a CDS encoding MerR family transcriptional regulator yields MLTIGRLASYAGVTIRAVRHYHQIGLLPEPERDASGYRTYDAASVVRLIRIRTLAEAGVPLARVRELLDADAETFAAATTEIDRQLRTQIRALQEHRRRIARLGCGDSLAVPAEVVDYLDRLRAIGVPAVVIEGERDGWILVAARWPEAIPTLMADKVAQLGNPTTVRLYQLIARIAESGADDELLRETADLICELNEAAAAHGELEQQDEIMPDPAFIGLMDSFASAAHPAVARMRELIAERGWTGWTRMAKREP; encoded by the coding sequence ATGCTGACGATCGGACGCCTGGCGTCGTACGCCGGGGTGACCATCCGCGCGGTGCGGCACTACCACCAGATCGGCCTGCTCCCGGAGCCGGAGCGCGACGCCTCCGGCTATCGGACGTACGACGCGGCCTCCGTCGTACGTCTGATCCGGATCCGGACCCTGGCCGAGGCCGGTGTCCCGCTGGCCCGGGTACGTGAGCTACTCGACGCCGACGCCGAGACGTTCGCCGCCGCGACCACCGAGATCGATCGGCAGTTGCGTACGCAGATCCGTGCGCTCCAGGAACACCGGCGGCGAATCGCGCGGCTGGGCTGCGGCGACTCCCTGGCCGTGCCGGCGGAGGTGGTCGACTACCTGGACCGCCTGCGGGCGATCGGCGTACCGGCGGTGGTCATCGAGGGCGAGCGGGACGGGTGGATCCTGGTGGCGGCGCGCTGGCCGGAAGCGATCCCGACACTGATGGCGGACAAGGTGGCCCAGCTGGGCAACCCGACGACCGTCCGGCTGTACCAGCTGATCGCTCGGATCGCGGAGAGCGGGGCGGACGACGAGTTGCTGCGCGAGACGGCCGACCTGATCTGCGAACTGAACGAGGCGGCGGCGGCCCACGGCGAACTCGAACAGCAGGACGAGATCATGCCCGACCCGGCGTTCATCGGCCTGATGGACTCGTTCGCCAGCGCCGCCCATCCCGCAGTCGCCCGGATGCGGGAACTGATCGCCGAGCGTGGCTGGACCGGGTGGACCCGGATGGCGAAGCGCGAACCGTGA